One genomic region from bacterium encodes:
- the argR gene encoding arginine repressor, producing the protein MTSGSRRRVRATAPAGRDSTRADRERRIREILSQEPVETQEELVERLRRQGLAVTQATVSRDIKRMGLVKVPWADGRSHYVAPEKPSPVDVLRRLQHAVTEYVLSAETGEALVVIHTLTGRANAVAAAIDEMQWDDVVGTVAGDDTILVVPRRRAMRDRVLLRLRDLMEGRAP; encoded by the coding sequence ATGACGTCCGGTTCGCGTCGGCGCGTGCGCGCGACCGCGCCAGCCGGACGCGATTCGACCCGCGCGGACCGCGAGCGCCGGATCCGCGAGATTCTCAGCCAAGAGCCCGTGGAAACGCAGGAGGAACTGGTCGAACGGCTCAGGCGGCAGGGGCTCGCAGTCACCCAGGCGACGGTGTCGCGCGACATCAAGCGGATGGGGCTCGTCAAGGTGCCGTGGGCGGACGGTCGCTCGCACTACGTGGCGCCGGAAAAGCCTTCCCCGGTGGACGTGCTTCGCCGGCTCCAGCATGCCGTGACCGAATACGTGCTGTCCGCCGAGACCGGCGAGGCTTTGGTCGTCATCCACACGCTCACCGGGCGCGCGAACGCGGTCGCGGCCGCGATCGACGAGATGCAGTGGGACGACGTCGTCGGCACGGTCGCAGGCGACGACACCATCCTGGTTGTGCCCCGCCGACGCGCGATGCGAGACCGTGTGCTGCTCCGCCTTCGTGATCTGATGGAGGG